The Haemorhous mexicanus isolate bHaeMex1 chromosome 35, bHaeMex1.pri, whole genome shotgun sequence genome window below encodes:
- the MON1B gene encoding vacuolar fusion protein MON1 homolog B has translation MEPGSTADMASPSCHHSGDNEEKDVTAVAAMTSSVCHPAGNKKEEDKEVAAVVTATESLRCHPTEEEEEEEMAVTMTSQGGPCGRDEDVAAAVTAEAATTSQGCHPSEEEEVTTAGTSLGCHPLEVEEEEVTKAGTAAVTSPGIQPSEEAMTMAATSPAHPPAGDEEEVTAAVTSPGCHPNEEEVTAAVTSPVCHHEEEEEEVTAAVTSPVCHPGEEEEEVTAAVTAAAATSAPGGRRGADEDVAAAGWRARRKHVFVLSEAGKPIYSRHGNEEALAATMGVMMALVSFIQSGGNAIRAICSEDRTLVFEQRGPLLLVSVSRTRQSAAQLRRELAFVHEQILSLLTRGGIARVFARRRGFDLRRLLAGAEAVLDRLLCGAAADGRLLLGAARCLPLPGGLRRAVSGALRRAAAAARPAPALAVLAARGRLVTAARQRALAEGGRLCASDLHLLLNLLGGGAGAGAGEVWTPVCLPRFNPDGYFYAYAARLGEEEEEGVTLILLSTEREGFYAAAACRRQLEDTLRAQGWLAELAAAVRGGAGYGPSRPGAPELRHFLYKPLEGPEEMQQLPQFTSPELEEPYTSEEEQHRLFDLYHYLHSRVHSPHRPLRLLYHVAEKETLLAWVTSKFELYSCFSPLVTKAGAIAVLTKLLRWLKKEEDWLFIRYPAPFCAAPARPEGPEPEG, from the exons ATGGAGCCAGGGAGTACAGCGGACATGGCGTCCCCAAGCTGTCACCACAGTGGGGACAATGAGGAGAAAGATGTGACAGCAGTGGCAGCCATGACATCATCCGTGTGTCACCCAGCTGGGAACAAAaaggaggaggacaaggaggtggcagcagtggtgacAGCCACAGAGTCCCTGAGGTGCCACCccactgaggaggaggaggaggaggagatggcagTGACCATGACATCCCAAGGTGGGCCATGTGGCAGGGATGAGGATGTGGcggcagcagtgacagcagaagCAGCCACAACGTCCCAGGGCTGTCAtcccagtgaggaggaggaggtgaccACAGCGGGGACATCCCTGGGGTGTCACCCACTTGAGgttgaagaggaggaggtgaccAAAGCGGGGACAGCAGCGGTGACATCCCCGGGCATTCAACCCAGTGAGGAGGCGATGACCATGGCAGCAACGTCCCCAGCACATCCTCCTGCAGGGGATGAAGAGGAGGTGACAGCCGCAGTGACATCCCCAGGGTGTCACCCCAATGAGGAGGAGGTGACGGCAGCGGTGACATCCCCAGTGTGTCAccatgaggaggaagaggaggaggtgacgGCAGCGGTGACATCCCCAGTGTGTCACCctggtgaggaagaggaggaggtgacgGCGGCGGTGACAGCAGCCGCGGCCACGTCGGccccgggcgggcggcgcggcgcggACGAGGACGTGGCGGCCGCGGGCTGGCGAGCGCGGCGCAAACACGTGTTCGTGCTCAGCGAGGCGGGGAAGCCGATCTACTCCCGGCACGGCAACGAGGAGGCACTGGCGGCCACCATGGGTGTCATGATGGCCCTCGTGTCCTTCATCCAGAGCGGCGGCAATGCCATCCGGGCCATCTGCTCCG AGGACCGCACGCTGGTGTTCGAGCAGCGGGGCCCGCTGCTGCTGGTGTCGGTGTCCCGCACGCGGCAGTCGGCGGCGCAGCTGCGGCGGGAGCTGGCCTTCGTGCACGAGCAGATCCTGTCGCTGCTGACCCGCGGGGGCATCGCCCGCGTCTTCGCCCGACGCCGCGGCTTCGACCTGCGCCGGCTGCTGGCGGGCGCCGAGGCCGTGCTGGACCGGCTGCTCTGCGGGGCCGCCGCCGACgggcggctgctgctgggggccgctcgctgcctgcccctgcccggGGGGCTCCGCCGCGCCGTGTCCGGGGCCCtgcgccgcgccgccgccgccgcccgccccgcgcccgccctgGCCGTGCTGGCGGCTCGAGGCCGCCTGGTGACGGCGGCGCGGCAGCGGGCGCTGGCCGAGGGCGGGCGGCTCTGCGCCAGCGACCTCCACCTGCTGCTCAACCTGCtgggcggcggggcgggcgcgggggcggGCGAGGTGTGGACCCCCGTGTGCTTGCCCCGCTTCAACCCCGACGGGTATTTCTACGCGTACGCGGCGCGGCtgggcgaggaggaggaggaaggtgtgACGCTGATCCTGCTGTCCACGGAGCGAGAGGGGTTCTACGCGGCGGCCGCGTGCCGGCGGCAGCTGGAGGACACGCTGCGGGCGCAGGGCTGGCTGGCCGAGCTGGCGGCGGCCGTGCGGGGCGGAGCGGGGTACGGCCCCTCCCGCCCCGGAGCGCCCGAGCTCCGGCACTTCCTCTACAAACCTTTGGAGGGCCCGGAGGAGATGCAGCAGCTGCCGCAGTTCACCAG CCCCGAGCTGGAGGAGCCCTACACCAGCGAGGAGGAGCAGCACCGGCTCTTCGACCTGTACCACTACCTGCACAGCCGCGTGCACAGCCCGCACCGGCCCCTGCGCCTGCTCTACCACGTGGCTGAGAAGGAAACGCTGCTGGCCTGG GTGACCAGCAAGTTCGAGCTGTACAGCTGCTTCAGCCCGCTGGTGACGAAGGCGGGCGCCATCGCCGTGCTGACCAAGCTGCTGCGCTGGCTCAAGAAGGAGGAGGACTGGCTGTTCATCCGCTACCCGGCACCGTTCTGCGCCGCGCCCGCGCGCCCCGAGGGGCCCGAGCCCGAGGGCTGA